The segment GAATTCTTAACTGAGGGCAAGGCTTTTGTTCTATTTAAGGAATGGAAGGCTTATGAAGAAACTATAATAACGGATGTTTTCTGTGACTCCAGTGGATAGTGGCAGTGCTTTTGTTTTGGAAGGTTAAGAAATAGAAGGAATGCTTTTTGCTTGAGCTTGCACCGGTGGAATACTTTTCCGAGGAGGAACATCATGCAGGTTGGTGATGTGGCGAATGCTGGTTTGAATGAGGTCTTTGCGGGAATGGGCCCAAAGACCACTGCACAGGATATTGTTTTTGATCCAAGCGAAAGCAAGGGAATGGTCTCCGATGAGGGTGTCGACTCAGATGGTGCATCCAGTCAGCAGGTCGTGGATCCTGTAGCAGAAGAGGAAGCCAGGAAAAAAGCCCAGGAAAAGGCTGAACACGAAGCCAGAATGACGGTGATTCGGGATTATATTGAGACCTACGGCGCGCCTGAGGAAAAGGAACAGGACCGGGTTGCAGATACCTTTTTGAAACGGTTGCAGGAGCAGGAAGACGATAAGCGCAAGCAAGGTCTGCCCGGAAATGCCCTGCAAACATGGGCCAATATTATTCAGGACCCTGAAGACGAGGGCAAGGTGCACGTCTATGCCGTCAAGACGGATGGCGAGGGCAAGGCCAAGATCACGCGCCACATGGAATTCGATTCAGGAGACGGAGAGGATCGCTCGCAACTCACGGCAGAGCGTGCTCGGGCCAGGAAGGCCTATGAGGAAAGGATGGCCGACGGCAAGGCCGGAGACCGTCATGAGGATCGCAAGGATGAAAAAATAGCCTGATGTGGTGACTGATGCCATGACTCAGGCAGGCTGATGATGTTTTGAAGCAGCAAACGGGCGGTGATCAACGATCACCGCCCGTTTGCGTTGCTGATAAGGAATGATCTCAGGGAGACAGTAGCCTCCTGACTCCTCGTGGATTGATAGGTCTTTGGCTAGATCTCGTTAAAGAACGTGTCGCGTTCCACTGGAGTGAATCCGGACTGTTTGATGGTCTCGCGCAATTTGGTGACGGTCATGCCCTTGGGGCTGGATGCGCCAGCAGCGTGGCCGACTTTTTCTTCCACCAGGGTACCGTCGAAATCATCAGCTCCGGCATGCAGGGCCAGTTGGGCAGGTTTAACTCCAGAGAATGCCCAATAGGCCTTCAGATGGGGCACGTTGTCCAGGAACAGGCGCGAGAGGGCAATCATCTTCAGATAGTCCACGCCATCGGTGCCTTGAGCTTCCAGCGGGTTGTTGCCGGGCTGGTACTGAAGCGGGATGAAACAGATGAAGCCATTGGTACGGTCCTGCAGGTCGCGCAGTGCCGCCATGTGCTCCAGCCTGTCGCGCCAGGTCTCGATGTGGCCGAAGAGCAGGGTGCAGTTGGTCTTGATGCCCATGGTGTGCGCCAGTTCGTGAATCTCGAGCCAGACACTGCCGGGGACCTTCTCGGGGCAGAGTTTCTCGCGCAGTGCAGGGGAAAAGACTTCGGCGCCGCCGCCAGGCAAAGCGCCCAAACCGGCGTCGCGCATGTCCTGAAGCACCTGCTGGTAGCTGATGCCCTTGAGTTCTGCCAGATAGGCAACTTCCACGGCAGTGAAGGCCTTGACCGTGGCTTCGGGCCGTTCGGCTTTCACGCCAGCGATGAGTTCCAGATAATATTCATAGGGCAGCGCCGGGTTCAGGCCTCCCACGATGTGGACTTCGCGGATGGGTTCGTGGGCTCGTTCACGGATCTTGGCCTGGGCCTGTTCCACCGTGAAGGTGAACCCGGTTTCATCGCCTACGCGTTTGGAGAACGCGCAGAATCGGCAGGCGTTGGCACAGATGTCGGTATAGTTCATGTGCTGGTTGTAGACATAGTAAGCCGTGTTGCCGTAGCGCGCCTTGCGGGCCAGACCGCCAAGCTCGCCTAACGTGTGAACATCACACTTTTCGGCAAGCTCCAGAGCTTCTTCGAGGCTGATTCGGCCGCCTTCTTTGAGAGTGTCGATGGTATTCTGCATGGGTCGTCCCTTTGTTTTGTGGTGGACAGGACCATACGGCGAGGGGG is part of the Desulfovibrio ferrophilus genome and harbors:
- the mqnE gene encoding aminofutalosine synthase MqnE gives rise to the protein MQNTIDTLKEGGRISLEEALELAEKCDVHTLGELGGLARKARYGNTAYYVYNQHMNYTDICANACRFCAFSKRVGDETGFTFTVEQAQAKIRERAHEPIREVHIVGGLNPALPYEYYLELIAGVKAERPEATVKAFTAVEVAYLAELKGISYQQVLQDMRDAGLGALPGGGAEVFSPALREKLCPEKVPGSVWLEIHELAHTMGIKTNCTLLFGHIETWRDRLEHMAALRDLQDRTNGFICFIPLQYQPGNNPLEAQGTDGVDYLKMIALSRLFLDNVPHLKAYWAFSGVKPAQLALHAGADDFDGTLVEEKVGHAAGASSPKGMTVTKLRETIKQSGFTPVERDTFFNEI